The Vibrio pomeroyi genome window below encodes:
- a CDS encoding AAA family ATPase, with translation MSLAHELRVLELESQVELLERLQLLTNFGSNLVTVAGKTGSGRSWLVQRYLEAWSTEKNQCLLLCHPSQDDQQRRALILSQIVSDPLFNQHDSLSDSLTRLLDGEPCSVVIVVDDAQRLSELLVSELWMLVLEAQSNPQWTINIVLFSDTGHLDTLLTRLSYGQPHKPIDLEIDDLSQPEAEHFFESLVIRYVDDESETRVRRAFNKAQPLPGELMALGELKVEKRIIIRSIIGSPINIAIVVALLLLLIGGGYWWMFSQPTPDDKAQSLIAPIEQTAIPTFEVESGTEQTGVDGSVDSEAETDMSYQGADDDSSSLPPTVVEDTASVGEVEQDQQRVVITSDVVDALLDDKPESADTSAIDAAVEENTGAAVSAQPDSAQAEPQPTVDEESELTDSTPPTKKITFSFAREELQAISPRAYTLQLSAMTSLEDVQSFIEEYDLENKVRIYPTLRNDIKWFIITYQDYPTIQVARDAVSALSKPLQQLEPWAKSMNQVHREIERAK, from the coding sequence ATGAGTTTGGCTCATGAATTAAGAGTATTAGAGTTAGAATCTCAAGTTGAGCTGCTAGAGCGCTTACAGCTTTTGACTAACTTTGGTTCAAACCTAGTCACGGTTGCTGGTAAAACTGGCTCGGGCCGTTCTTGGTTAGTTCAGCGTTATCTTGAAGCGTGGTCGACAGAAAAAAATCAGTGCTTACTGCTTTGTCACCCAAGCCAAGACGATCAACAACGCCGCGCGCTTATTCTTAGCCAAATTGTTTCAGATCCACTCTTTAATCAGCATGACTCTTTATCTGATAGCCTCACTCGGTTACTGGATGGAGAGCCGTGCAGTGTGGTTATCGTCGTTGATGATGCCCAACGACTTTCTGAGCTATTGGTATCCGAATTATGGATGTTGGTACTGGAAGCTCAATCAAACCCTCAATGGACGATCAATATCGTTCTCTTCTCGGATACGGGTCACTTAGACACGCTATTAACACGTCTGAGTTACGGCCAACCACACAAGCCTATCGACCTTGAAATCGATGACCTTTCGCAACCAGAAGCTGAACATTTCTTTGAATCACTGGTGATTCGATATGTTGATGATGAGTCTGAAACTCGCGTGCGACGTGCGTTTAATAAAGCGCAACCTCTGCCCGGCGAGTTAATGGCTTTAGGAGAATTGAAAGTGGAAAAAAGGATTATTATTCGCTCAATCATTGGCTCACCAATCAATATCGCGATTGTGGTGGCCTTGTTGCTGTTGTTAATTGGTGGTGGTTATTGGTGGATGTTCAGTCAGCCAACACCAGACGATAAAGCGCAGTCGCTTATTGCACCGATTGAACAGACCGCTATTCCAACCTTTGAAGTGGAAAGTGGCACTGAACAAACTGGCGTTGATGGATCTGTTGATTCTGAAGCTGAAACCGACATGAGTTACCAAGGTGCGGATGATGACAGTTCGTCTCTGCCACCGACTGTCGTTGAAGATACAGCGAGTGTTGGGGAAGTCGAGCAAGATCAGCAACGTGTTGTGATCACCTCTGACGTGGTTGATGCTCTGCTTGATGATAAGCCTGAAAGTGCCGATACCAGCGCGATTGACGCGGCAGTTGAGGAAAACACAGGGGCAGCGGTTAGCGCACAACCTGATTCTGCACAAGCCGAGCCACAACCAACAGTCGATGAAGAATCAGAACTAACTGATTCTACGCCACCGACCAAAAAGATTACCTTCTCATTTGCTCGTGAAGAGTTACAAGCTATCTCGCCACGCGCGTATACCTTGCAGTTGAGTGCGATGACCTCATTGGAGGATGTGCAATCTTTCATTGAAGAGTATGACCTTGAGAACAAGGTTCGTATTTACCCAACACTTCGCAACGACATCAAGTGGTTTATCATCACTTATCAAGATTACCCAACGATTCAAGTGGCGAGAGACGCGGTAAGTGCGTTATCAAAACCCCTTCAACAGTTGGAACCTTGGGCAAAATCGATGAATCAAGTGCATCGAGAGATAGAACGTGCGAAATAA
- the aroB gene encoding 3-dehydroquinate synthase, which yields MERITVNLAERSYPISIGAGLFEDPAYLSFLSGKQKVVVISNVTVAPLYADKILSLLDQVGCQTSLLELPDGEQYKTLETFNSVMSYMLEGNYSRDVVVIALGGGVIGDLVGFAASCYQRGIDFIQIPTTLLSQVDSSVGGKTAVNHPLGKNMIGAFYQPKSVIIDTNCLSTLPEREFAAGIAEVIKYGIIYDEAFFDWLEQNLEKLYQLDEEALITAIARCCAIKAEVVALDEKESGIRALLNLGHTFGHAIEAELGYGNWLHGEAVSSGTVMAAKTAQLQGLISQQQLERIISILKNAKLPIHTPESMSFEDFMKHMMRDKKVLSGQLRLVLPTSIGTAEVVADVPQDIIKQAIDFCRTL from the coding sequence ATGGAACGGATTACGGTCAATCTAGCTGAGCGTAGCTACCCAATCTCTATTGGCGCCGGGTTATTTGAAGACCCGGCGTACCTTTCTTTTTTATCAGGCAAACAGAAAGTTGTTGTTATCAGTAATGTGACAGTAGCGCCTCTTTATGCTGATAAAATTTTATCGCTATTGGATCAAGTTGGCTGTCAGACTTCTCTTTTAGAGTTGCCAGACGGTGAACAGTACAAAACCCTTGAAACGTTCAATTCAGTGATGAGCTACATGCTTGAAGGAAATTACAGCCGCGATGTGGTGGTGATTGCTTTAGGTGGTGGTGTTATCGGTGACTTGGTCGGTTTTGCTGCTTCTTGTTACCAGCGCGGTATTGATTTCATTCAAATCCCAACGACACTTCTTTCTCAAGTGGACTCTTCTGTAGGTGGTAAAACTGCAGTAAACCATCCCCTTGGTAAGAATATGATCGGCGCTTTTTACCAACCGAAATCTGTCATCATCGATACTAACTGTTTATCAACGCTTCCAGAGCGTGAGTTTGCAGCGGGTATTGCTGAGGTGATAAAATACGGCATCATTTACGATGAAGCCTTCTTTGATTGGTTGGAACAGAATCTAGAGAAACTTTATCAACTTGATGAAGAGGCACTGATTACCGCAATTGCTCGTTGTTGTGCAATTAAGGCAGAAGTGGTAGCTCTAGATGAAAAAGAGTCAGGAATCAGAGCGTTATTGAACCTAGGTCATACATTTGGTCATGCGATCGAAGCAGAACTAGGCTATGGTAATTGGCTACATGGTGAAGCTGTGTCATCAGGCACTGTAATGGCAGCGAAAACGGCGCAATTACAAGGACTGATCTCTCAGCAGCAACTTGAGCGAATTATTTCTATACTCAAGAATGCGAAACTGCCAATCCATACGCCAGAAAGCATGTCTTTTGAAGACTTTATGAAGCACATGATGCGTGATAAAAAAGTGCTGTCTGGTCAGTTACGTTTGGTATTGCCAACAAGTATTGGTACTGCTGAAGTGGTCGCTGATGTGCCTCAAGACATCATTAAACAAGCGATTGATTTCTGCCGTACTCTTTAA
- the aroK gene encoding shikimate kinase AroK yields MAEKRNIFLVGPMGAGKSTIGRHLASQLHMEFLDSDTVIEERTGADIAWVFDVEGEDGFRKREESVINDLTEEQGIVLATGGGSVLSKENRNRLSARGIVVYLETTIEKQLARTNRDKKRPLLQTDNPRDVLEDLAVSRNALYEEVADYTVRTDDQSAKVVANQIVKMLEER; encoded by the coding sequence ATGGCTGAGAAACGCAATATTTTTCTTGTTGGCCCAATGGGCGCCGGCAAAAGTACAATTGGTAGACACCTAGCTTCCCAACTTCATATGGAGTTTTTAGACTCTGACACTGTGATCGAAGAGCGCACTGGCGCAGACATCGCATGGGTTTTTGATGTTGAGGGCGAAGATGGTTTCCGTAAGCGCGAAGAATCTGTAATCAACGATCTGACAGAAGAACAAGGTATTGTTCTTGCGACAGGCGGTGGTTCAGTGCTGAGCAAAGAAAACCGTAACCGTCTATCTGCACGAGGCATTGTTGTATACCTAGAGACAACAATTGAAAAGCAACTTGCTCGCACTAACCGCGACAAGAAACGCCCTCTACTTCAAACAGACAACCCGCGTGATGTGCTAGAAGATCTAGCTGTATCTCGCAACGCACTATACGAAGAAGTGGCGGACTACACAGTTCGTACTGACGACCAAAGTGCAAAAGTGGTAGCCAACCAGATCGTAAAAATGCTAGAAGAACGTTAA
- a CDS encoding type IV pilus secretin PilQ family protein gives MNKGISGLVSKALQGFAVSVMLVFSVLSHAESLPNKLENIDFRVNKDKDAVIIIELATSTAVVDVQRAQEGLSIELLNTQVDDDKLYLLDVKDFATLVEGIEVYKETPSTRLLATINNDYQYEYNLKGRFIEVVISKPVIDETTAEKSILEKEGKLISINFQDIPVRNVLQLIADYNDFNLVVSDSVAGNLTLRLDGVPWQQVLDIILQVKGLDKRVDGNVILVAPKAELDLREQQALEKSRLEEELGELKSEIIKINFAKATDIADMIGGEGAVSMLSDRGSITIDERTNSLLIRELEENIAVIRGIIESLDIPVKQVQIEARIVTVTEGNLDELGVRWGVSSTNGSFTVGGSIEGNHPSQITPYDDDGGNSVIDDYLNVNLGATSPNASSIAFQVAKLGSDTLLDLELSALQQESKAEIISSPRLITTNKKPAYIEQGTEIPYLESSSSGATSVAFKKAVLSLKVTPQITPDNRLVLDLSVTQDRPGQVVKTGTGEAVAIDTQRIGTQVLVNNGETVVLGGIFQHSVSSTVDKVPVLGDLPLLGALFRRSYENVGKSELLIFVTPKVVIQ, from the coding sequence ATGAATAAAGGAATAAGTGGATTAGTGAGCAAGGCTCTACAAGGTTTTGCTGTGTCTGTGATGTTGGTTTTTAGCGTACTCAGCCACGCAGAGAGCTTGCCTAATAAATTAGAGAATATTGATTTTAGGGTTAATAAGGATAAAGACGCCGTCATCATTATTGAATTAGCCACCAGTACCGCGGTGGTCGATGTGCAGCGTGCTCAGGAAGGCTTAAGTATAGAGTTACTTAACACTCAGGTTGATGACGACAAACTCTACCTTCTGGATGTGAAAGATTTCGCCACCTTAGTTGAAGGGATTGAAGTCTATAAAGAGACACCGAGCACTCGGCTCCTCGCGACCATCAATAATGACTACCAGTATGAATACAACCTAAAAGGTCGCTTCATTGAGGTGGTGATCAGTAAGCCGGTTATCGATGAAACGACCGCTGAGAAAAGCATCCTAGAGAAAGAGGGCAAGCTGATCTCAATTAACTTCCAAGATATCCCAGTACGAAACGTCCTTCAGTTGATCGCTGACTATAACGACTTCAACCTTGTCGTGTCTGACTCGGTCGCGGGTAACCTGACTTTACGTTTAGATGGCGTACCTTGGCAGCAAGTTCTCGACATTATCTTGCAAGTTAAAGGATTGGATAAGCGCGTGGATGGCAATGTCATCTTGGTTGCGCCGAAAGCTGAGTTGGATCTTCGAGAGCAGCAAGCGCTCGAGAAATCTCGTTTGGAAGAGGAGTTGGGAGAGCTCAAGTCGGAAATCATCAAGATCAACTTTGCTAAAGCCACCGACATCGCTGACATGATTGGCGGTGAGGGTGCGGTGAGTATGTTGTCTGATAGGGGCTCTATTACCATTGATGAGCGCACCAACTCTTTGTTGATCCGTGAGTTGGAAGAGAACATTGCCGTGATAAGAGGCATTATTGAATCCTTGGATATCCCAGTGAAGCAGGTGCAAATAGAGGCGCGTATCGTGACCGTCACTGAAGGTAATCTTGATGAGCTTGGTGTGCGCTGGGGTGTATCCTCGACCAACGGAAGCTTCACTGTTGGTGGTTCAATAGAAGGTAATCATCCATCACAAATCACGCCGTATGACGATGATGGCGGCAATAGTGTGATTGATGACTACCTCAATGTTAACTTGGGGGCGACATCGCCGAATGCATCGAGTATTGCCTTTCAGGTGGCCAAGCTTGGCTCGGATACGCTGCTCGACCTTGAGCTGTCGGCACTGCAACAAGAGTCGAAAGCTGAGATCATTTCTAGCCCACGCTTAATCACCACCAATAAAAAGCCCGCTTATATTGAGCAAGGTACTGAAATTCCTTACTTAGAGTCCTCTTCAAGTGGTGCAACGTCGGTCGCATTTAAGAAAGCGGTATTGAGCCTTAAAGTGACGCCGCAGATCACGCCCGACAATCGCTTGGTATTGGATTTGAGTGTGACTCAAGATAGACCCGGACAAGTGGTAAAAACCGGAACTGGGGAAGCGGTCGCGATAGATACCCAAAGAATAGGCACGCAAGTGCTTGTTAATAATGGTGAAACGGTCGTTCTTGGTGGGATATTTCAACACAGCGTGAGCAGCACAGTCGATAAAGTTCCTGTGTTGGGAGACCTACCTTTGTTAGGTGCATTGTTCCGTCGCAGCTACGAAAATGTGGGCAAAAGTGAACTGCTTATTTTTGTCACGCCTAAAGTTGTGATTCAGTAA
- a CDS encoding pilus assembly protein PilP, which translates to MKPNSVLYSIVLLLVLSGCKANQDSLEDFVVQVEAKARKDVEQLVPATEFLAATYQRRAFRPPFELPKEAIVQNQPLVKKDCWQPSARSRNGKLEKYPLSKLRLRGVMGSGSSVFGLVQTPKGNVVNVKKGQFIGLNNGRVTKVTSQYVQINETLPDGLGCWHKRNVRLALK; encoded by the coding sequence ATGAAACCCAATAGCGTGCTCTACTCAATCGTGTTGCTGCTTGTGCTGTCAGGCTGCAAAGCCAATCAAGATTCACTCGAAGACTTTGTAGTGCAGGTTGAAGCCAAGGCGAGAAAAGACGTTGAGCAACTTGTCCCTGCGACTGAGTTCTTGGCTGCGACTTATCAGCGCCGAGCTTTTCGTCCTCCCTTTGAACTTCCCAAAGAAGCCATTGTGCAAAACCAGCCTTTGGTTAAGAAAGACTGTTGGCAACCTAGCGCTCGCTCTCGTAACGGAAAGCTAGAGAAGTACCCACTTAGCAAGTTGCGTTTAAGAGGCGTGATGGGCAGTGGGTCAAGTGTATTTGGGCTAGTGCAAACACCGAAAGGCAACGTGGTAAACGTCAAGAAAGGCCAGTTTATCGGCCTAAACAATGGCCGAGTTACTAAGGTGACGAGCCAGTACGTTCAGATTAATGAAACTCTTCCAGATGGCTTAGGTTGTTGGCATAAGCGCAACGTTAGGCTGGCTCTGAAGTAA
- the pilO gene encoding type 4a pilus biogenesis protein PilO has protein sequence MASFQSMMSLQDLDIDEITEWPLLPQLLVILVLMILIQGVGTWLYVLPLDDELQQMKQQEQTLKTTLRIKANKVAALPKLQSQLDELTSRYDYLLEQLPVQKELASMLASVNELGLDNSLTFTRIDWGQKQNKEFLFRLPLNIELTGDYHEIGDFSAAIAKLPRIISFDDVNWQRVSQESSTLHFRVRAYTYQFKSEVNDETQ, from the coding sequence ATGGCTAGCTTTCAAAGCATGATGAGTCTACAAGATCTTGATATCGATGAGATAACCGAGTGGCCGTTGCTGCCTCAGCTTCTAGTCATTCTGGTGTTGATGATATTAATCCAAGGTGTCGGCACTTGGCTTTATGTGTTGCCACTCGACGATGAACTGCAACAGATGAAGCAGCAAGAACAAACCTTAAAGACGACCTTGCGAATAAAGGCCAATAAGGTTGCGGCCTTACCTAAATTGCAGAGCCAGTTAGATGAACTAACCAGTCGCTACGATTATTTGTTGGAGCAGCTGCCGGTTCAAAAAGAACTGGCCAGTATGTTGGCGTCTGTGAATGAACTCGGCTTAGATAATTCGCTGACCTTCACTCGAATCGATTGGGGGCAAAAGCAGAACAAGGAGTTTCTCTTTCGTTTACCGCTCAATATCGAACTGACGGGTGACTACCATGAGATTGGCGACTTCTCTGCGGCCATCGCCAAGCTACCGCGCATCATTAGCTTTGATGATGTGAACTGGCAGCGAGTCAGCCAAGAAAGCAGCACGCTGCACTTTAGGGTTCGAGCTTATACCTACCAGTTTAAATCGGAGGTCAATGATGAAACCCAATAG
- a CDS encoding PilN domain-containing protein, translating into MLHQINLLPWRDEIRAQHKKRFVHLVILGVIIALGGQWAVGNYFHDQQAKQQARLNYLNQYIAELDRQIQSLRVAEQEHKAILTRLDVVESLQLGRNKTTDFMNLMPELIPEGVYVDKIKMNGQEIEMSGISDSTARLATMLDNLERSDSLEGVEMHSIVHNRKRFNKEFQTFKVSFVFSPVSLEGTTAHRKGKGANHG; encoded by the coding sequence ATGTTGCATCAAATTAACCTGCTGCCTTGGCGTGATGAGATTCGTGCTCAGCACAAAAAGCGTTTTGTTCATCTAGTCATTCTCGGTGTCATCATTGCGCTTGGTGGGCAATGGGCGGTCGGTAACTATTTTCACGACCAACAAGCCAAGCAGCAAGCGCGCCTCAACTATCTCAATCAATACATCGCTGAGCTCGACCGACAGATTCAGTCTTTAAGAGTCGCGGAACAAGAGCATAAAGCCATTCTCACTCGACTGGATGTGGTGGAGTCTCTGCAGCTTGGCCGCAATAAGACCACCGACTTCATGAACCTGATGCCAGAGCTGATTCCTGAGGGGGTGTATGTCGACAAGATAAAGATGAATGGTCAAGAGATAGAAATGTCGGGCATCAGTGACAGTACGGCTCGTCTCGCCACTATGTTGGACAACCTAGAACGATCTGATTCTCTGGAAGGGGTCGAGATGCACTCTATCGTTCATAACCGCAAGCGCTTCAATAAAGAGTTTCAGACCTTCAAGGTCTCTTTTGTGTTCAGTCCAGTGTCATTAGAGGGCACGACCGCACATAGAAAAGGCAAGGGGGCTAACCATGGCTAG
- the pilM gene encoding type IV pilus assembly protein PilM, with translation MGSSLITGIDINHHSIKAVVLKPVGELYALVGYKELPISDDIFTANHTLEYQKTVKKLKELRKGLPFGCRNVAISVPDNTVISKVLQIESELEDREKEFSIYQTFAHQSPFPIEELSLDFVKLEDKRFGKGSTSSYQVYATRKEVVDSRADALTKAGFKPVVVDTQAHGLLNIWQLASRLYPDKKNWLLVDVGIDQTSLGVIPQSSAPFYKDIAFGTQDLRSSDNPSDIEGVFGTAEDTHRFIVNLIEKLKRQLQLYSSVNALQPISGIWLMGEGASIPMVTEELERHFQLSCESLNPLSLFENKVAKRRRLPMDWQHFGIAAGMAMSGLKWQGEKHVASN, from the coding sequence ATGGGTTCATCATTAATTACAGGTATAGATATAAATCATCACAGCATCAAAGCCGTGGTACTAAAACCCGTGGGGGAGTTGTATGCCCTAGTGGGATACAAAGAGCTGCCGATTTCGGACGACATTTTTACAGCTAACCATACTTTGGAGTATCAGAAAACTGTTAAGAAACTCAAAGAACTTAGGAAAGGACTGCCTTTTGGCTGTCGCAACGTCGCCATTTCGGTACCAGATAACACAGTGATCAGCAAAGTACTGCAAATAGAGAGTGAGTTAGAAGACAGAGAAAAAGAGTTTTCGATCTATCAAACCTTTGCTCACCAGTCTCCCTTTCCTATCGAGGAGCTGAGTTTAGATTTTGTAAAGCTGGAAGACAAACGATTTGGTAAAGGATCGACAAGCAGTTATCAAGTGTATGCCACTCGCAAGGAAGTGGTCGATAGCCGAGCTGATGCGCTAACTAAAGCAGGCTTTAAACCTGTGGTCGTGGATACGCAGGCTCACGGGCTGCTTAATATCTGGCAATTGGCTTCGCGCTTGTATCCCGATAAGAAGAACTGGTTGCTGGTGGATGTTGGAATCGACCAAACCTCGCTAGGGGTTATCCCGCAGAGTTCAGCACCTTTTTATAAAGATATCGCCTTTGGCACTCAAGATCTTCGCAGCTCGGATAACCCGAGTGATATAGAAGGCGTGTTCGGCACGGCTGAAGATACCCACCGATTTATTGTCAATTTGATCGAAAAGCTCAAGCGTCAGTTGCAGCTCTATTCTTCAGTCAATGCACTTCAGCCTATTTCAGGAATCTGGTTAATGGGCGAGGGAGCTAGCATCCCGATGGTTACTGAAGAGCTAGAGCGCCATTTTCAGTTGAGCTGTGAGTCGCTTAATCCTTTATCTCTGTTTGAGAACAAAGTGGCGAAGCGACGTCGACTGCCCATGGACTGGCAACACTTTGGCATTGCCGCGGGTATGGCGATGAGTGGACTCAAGTGGCAGGGAGAAAAGCATGTTGCATCAAATTAA
- a CDS encoding PBP1A family penicillin-binding protein, protein MKFIKRLFIFTLICMILGVSTIFGFYYYVKPELPDVATLRDVELQTPMQVFSQDGKLISQFGEKRRNPVTYDEIPRHLVEALIATEDSRFYEHPGIDPIGITRAAIVVAMSGSAKQGASTITQQLARNFFLSNEKKIMRKIKEIFIAIHIEQLLSKEEIMELYVNKIFLGHRSYGFGAAARVYFGKDLPDLTLSELATLAGMPKAPSTMNPIYSVERATNRRNVVLRRMLDEKYITQAEFDEARSEELISKYHGAEIELSAPYVAEVARAWMVERYGEAAYTSGMKVYTTVDSKLQKAANQAAIKNLLGYDERHGYRGAEKVLWQTEQSAWDQDEIVKHLKSQPTYGDLVPAVVTSVDSKSAQVWVKNQGEGTIEWQGMNWARKFLTDDRQGPAPSQAKEILAVGEQVWVRHEAVTGDEVSEEPTEESATAESETPVVWRLSQVPNANTAFVAMNPNNGAVLSMVGGFNFVHNKFNRATQSIRQVGSGIKPFIYSAAIEKGLTLASLINDAPINQWDKSQGTAWRPKNSPPTYVGPTRLRIGLAQSKNVMAVRVLREVGLDDTRNYLTRFGFDIDEVPRSETIALGAGSLTPMKVAQGYSVFANGGYYVEPFYISRVETPFGETEFEATPKVVCKEDCKQTITADPMADEFAEQDVDAEVQYAPQVISEQNAFLVREMMYSNIWGGGDWSAGTGWNGTGWRAQPLKRRDIGGKTGTTNDSKDTWYSGYGPGMVATVWVGFDNHNRNLGRTKANSNLGKNQITGAEAGAKTAEPAWVDFMGTALAGVPAERKEIPENIVRVRIDRDTGLLTNKFDSSSMFEYFEKGTEPTEYITERFNDDIYSTSSGETVEELF, encoded by the coding sequence GTGAAGTTCATAAAGCGATTATTCATATTTACATTGATTTGCATGATTCTTGGAGTCAGTACAATTTTCGGGTTTTATTATTACGTAAAACCAGAGTTGCCTGATGTTGCCACTTTGCGCGACGTAGAACTCCAAACGCCGATGCAAGTCTTCAGTCAAGACGGTAAGTTGATCTCTCAATTTGGTGAAAAGCGTCGTAATCCAGTCACTTATGACGAGATTCCTCGCCACTTAGTTGAGGCTTTGATTGCTACCGAAGATAGCCGTTTCTACGAACACCCAGGTATTGACCCAATCGGTATTACTCGTGCAGCGATCGTGGTTGCTATGTCGGGTTCTGCTAAACAAGGTGCGAGTACCATTACTCAGCAGCTTGCGCGTAACTTCTTCTTATCTAATGAGAAAAAGATCATGCGTAAGATTAAAGAGATCTTCATTGCGATCCACATTGAGCAACTGCTTAGCAAAGAAGAGATCATGGAGCTGTACGTAAACAAGATCTTCCTTGGTCACCGTTCATATGGTTTCGGCGCAGCAGCGCGTGTTTACTTCGGTAAAGATCTTCCGGATCTAACCCTGAGTGAGTTAGCTACGCTTGCGGGTATGCCAAAAGCACCATCGACAATGAACCCAATCTACTCTGTTGAGCGTGCGACCAACCGTCGTAACGTTGTATTACGTCGTATGTTGGACGAGAAATACATCACTCAAGCAGAGTTTGATGAAGCTCGCAGTGAAGAGCTTATCTCGAAGTACCACGGTGCAGAGATTGAACTCAGCGCGCCGTATGTTGCAGAAGTTGCACGTGCTTGGATGGTCGAACGCTATGGCGAAGCCGCTTATACATCAGGCATGAAGGTCTACACGACCGTTGATTCAAAACTACAGAAAGCAGCGAACCAAGCCGCGATTAAGAACCTGCTTGGCTACGATGAGCGTCACGGCTACCGTGGTGCTGAAAAAGTCTTATGGCAAACCGAGCAATCGGCTTGGGACCAAGACGAAATCGTTAAACACCTTAAGTCTCAGCCAACCTATGGTGACCTAGTCCCTGCGGTTGTGACTTCAGTTGATTCGAAAAGCGCTCAGGTTTGGGTTAAAAACCAAGGCGAAGGCACAATTGAATGGCAAGGTATGAACTGGGCACGTAAGTTCCTAACAGACGACCGTCAAGGCCCTGCTCCTTCGCAAGCAAAAGAGATTCTTGCTGTTGGTGAGCAAGTTTGGGTTCGCCATGAAGCCGTCACAGGCGACGAAGTTTCTGAAGAGCCGACAGAAGAGTCAGCGACAGCAGAATCGGAAACACCTGTTGTTTGGCGTCTAAGCCAAGTGCCCAATGCAAACACTGCATTTGTGGCAATGAACCCGAACAACGGTGCAGTATTGTCGATGGTGGGTGGCTTCAACTTCGTACACAACAAATTCAACCGTGCGACGCAATCTATTCGTCAAGTGGGTTCTGGTATCAAACCATTTATCTATTCAGCAGCGATTGAGAAAGGCTTAACACTGGCTTCACTGATCAACGATGCACCGATTAACCAATGGGATAAGAGCCAAGGTACGGCATGGCGACCAAAGAACTCGCCACCAACCTACGTTGGCCCGACTCGTTTGCGTATTGGCTTAGCTCAATCGAAAAACGTAATGGCGGTACGTGTGCTGCGTGAAGTTGGTTTAGATGACACTCGTAACTACCTAACTCGTTTCGGCTTTGATATTGATGAAGTGCCTCGTTCTGAGACTATTGCGCTTGGTGCTGGTAGCTTAACGCCAATGAAAGTAGCACAAGGTTACTCAGTATTCGCGAATGGTGGTTACTACGTTGAACCTTTCTACATCAGCCGCGTTGAGACACCATTTGGTGAAACTGAGTTTGAAGCAACACCGAAAGTTGTGTGTAAAGAAGATTGCAAACAGACTATTACCGCAGATCCAATGGCGGATGAGTTTGCCGAACAAGACGTTGACGCTGAAGTGCAGTACGCACCTCAAGTTATCTCTGAGCAGAACGCTTTCCTTGTTCGTGAAATGATGTACAGCAACATCTGGGGTGGCGGTGACTGGAGTGCGGGTACGGGTTGGAATGGAACAGGCTGGCGTGCTCAACCATTGAAGCGTCGTGACATTGGTGGCAAGACCGGTACGACCAACGACTCGAAAGATACTTGGTACAGCGGTTACGGCCCTGGCATGGTTGCAACGGTATGGGTTGGTTTTGATAACCACAACCGCAACCTAGGTCGCACTAAAGCGAACTCTAACCTTGGTAAAAACCAGATTACTGGTGCAGAAGCTGGCGCAAAAACAGCAGAACCTGCATGGGTTGATTTCATGGGTACTGCACTCGCAGGCGTTCCTGCTGAGCGTAAAGAGATTCCGGAAAACATCGTCCGCGTTCGTATTGACCGTGATACTGGCTTACTGACCAACAAGTTCGATAGCTCATCAATGTTCGAGTACTTCGAGAAAGGCACTGAGCCTACTGAGTACATCACTGAACGTTTCAATGATGATATCTACTCCACCTCTTCAGGTGAAACGGTAGAAGAACTGTTCTAG